DNA sequence from the Blastocatellia bacterium genome:
CGAAAAGGCCAAAAAGAACAGGCACGCGATACGGCTGCACTGGATACGGCGTATATCCATCCGTCAGCACAAGCACCACATCGGGCGTCGGTTGTAAGCTCAAAGCGGCTTCGATCCCCGCGACCATATCGGTTCCCCCACCGCCCGGCAGTCCCCGACAACGCGAGAGAAGATCCGATCGAGTGAAGATTTCGATAGCCTCGTATGGAACAGCGTCGCAGGGGATGACCGTAATCGGTGTGCGTAAGCTCTCCAGAACCGCTCGTACTTCCGCCAACGCTTGCGCCAACTCGCGTTCGGAAATTGAGCCCGATGTATCTACCACGCAAGCGACGCGCGGCAAGAAATCGCCCCGCAGCGATGGCGGCAGAAACGGCGCGTAAGCGGACGCTCGCCGATGCGGCCGGTCGAAGCTATAGTCCACACGCTGTCCAGTCCCTCTGACGATGGCGCCACGCATGCGGCGCTTGAGCACCTCGCGCCAATCCACACGGGGCGCAAGCACCTGTTCGGCCCACCGCATCCATCCGGCCGGAACGTCCCCTCGATCTTTGTGCTGCACGATCGCTTCGGCAACCGATCGCCGAATCACATCTTGCTCCACCTCCGAGAGCGCTGGCGCGCTTGCGTCGTCTTGCGGCAGCTCCCACGACCGCCTCTCCCCATGCGCGCCGCTGCCTTCGTCCAAGGAGTGCGACCCCTCAGGCTGTTCCAACGTGGCCTCCTGGTCATCCGCAGACGCCTTCGATCGCCCGGCGGAACTCTCGCGCTCGTGCTGTTCCGATGCGGATGCCTGCTCATCAGCAGCCCCTCCGGTTGCGCTCGACAAGTCCAGCTCGCTCTCTTCAGACGAGCCCGACTCACTCTCTTCTTCCGAAAGAGCGCCCTGCCCCCCCGACATCAGTTCCCCCTCTCCTCCCGTCGTGGAATCAGACGGCGCCTTCCGTTTCTCCCGCTCCTCCCGCGATTTCTCTTGCAGCCGATCGTAGTAAAATTCGGCCAACTTGCCTTCTGGCAAGCCGAACTGACGGGGCGCCGGACCAGGAAAACGCTGCGGGAGCTCCAACCCGGACAATGCAGCATCATTGATCTCCAGATCGCCTGCGACGTTCCAAAGCTTGGCCTGCGCCTTCTTCTCTCGCGCGCGTTCGCTATGCTCGCGCAGCCGGTGTGCGATCTCATGAAACCACACGAATCCCAACTCCGGCATCGCTTCTTTCCAATGGTCCCCTTCGCCTACGAGTTCGGCGACCATGCGCGGATTGAAGTAGACGCGCATTCCCTCGTCCACGGCCGCTAACCCAGGACAAGATTCCGTGAGCACCAATCGCGCGGCATAAAGAGCCGGCGCCAACCAGGGAACCTGCTCGGCCGCATAAGCCCGCGCCATGCGCACGATCCTCTCAACCGCCTCTCTCTCCATGGTCCTTAATCCTCGACCAGCATCTCCACAAACGAGCGAAGCGGCGTCTCATCGAAGACGCGATGCATGAGCTTCTGAAGTTCATTCAATCTCTTCATCTTTTGCGCTTCCTCGACCGCTCGATGCAGAATTTGCCCACGAGCGATGTGCTTCATCGGGATGAAGATCGTATCCACGCGACCGCTTCGGCACACCTCGAACGCCAACTGGAGGAAGATCTCCGTCGCCCTGAGCAAATCCGCCCGTTGCTCGCTCGCGCGTCGAAGAAGCGACGCGCCTAAAGTCGTGAAGAGCACGTATAGCTCATCATCGCGCAATCGTTGGACTTCCACCGCGGCTCGTCCCTCCAACACCTGATCCGGATCGGGGAGATGGAGGTTCTTCACGAAGCCCACGAAGGCCACGGCTGCTCCCCGCCCCACGCAGCCTTCCAGCAGACTCGTGAAGACGACGGCTCCTTCTCGTCCCGGTTTTGGCGCTTTGCCCAAAAGGTCGCACGAAGCCATCAGGTGAATGGCGAACTCCCAGGTGCGCGGCGACGCGAACGCCTGACTTTCGTCCGAAGCTGATGTGCGCACAAGATTCGGATTGCGGCGCAAAAAGGCTTCCACAAGCAACTTCCAGTAGGCGACGCTATCTCGATGCAGAGTGGGATCAATGACTGGGAGAGCCGGTCGAGCGAATCCTTCGCGCAACGCCGTCAGATACTCGCGCCCTTCCCACTCCCACCGAATATGCAGGAACCGATTGCGTAAAGGCGGAGATAACTCCCATCCACCGCTGATCATATCGGGAGGATTGGCCGCCGCTACGACCCGCACGCCAGAAGGAAGATCGCGAAATCCTACCTTCCGTTCCAAAATCACCCGCAAAAGCGCCGCCTGCACTGACGGAGGCGCCGTCGTCAATTCATCCAAGAACAAGATGCCTTGCTGCGCTTCGTCGAAAGCGAAACTCCACTCCGGCGGCACGAACCGCACTCGCCCATTCTCCTGCACTGGCATCCCCGAAAAATCGGTCGGATCGTGAATTGAGGCAATAAGCGTGACTACGGGAAATCCCTCCCGGGCCAGCCCCTCCACAAAACTCGATTTCCCTTCGCCGGGCGCTCCCCATAAAAGCGCCGGAATGCCCCAATGGCCCTTTGGTGACGGCGTCTGCAACGCGATGAGTAA
Encoded proteins:
- a CDS encoding MoxR family ATPase, whose translation is MALPKGAEELLIALQTPSPKGHWGIPALLWGAPGEGKSSFVEGLAREGFPVVTLIASIHDPTDFSGMPVQENGRVRFVPPEWSFAFDEAQQGILFLDELTTAPPSVQAALLRVILERKVGFRDLPSGVRVVAAANPPDMISGGWELSPPLRNRFLHIRWEWEGREYLTALREGFARPALPVIDPTLHRDSVAYWKLLVEAFLRRNPNLVRTSASDESQAFASPRTWEFAIHLMASCDLLGKAPKPGREGAVVFTSLLEGCVGRGAAVAFVGFVKNLHLPDPDQVLEGRAAVEVQRLRDDELYVLFTTLGASLLRRASEQRADLLRATEIFLQLAFEVCRSGRVDTIFIPMKHIARGQILHRAVEEAQKMKRLNELQKLMHRVFDETPLRSFVEMLVED
- a CDS encoding VWA-like domain-containing protein is translated as MEREAVERIVRMARAYAAEQVPWLAPALYAARLVLTESCPGLAAVDEGMRVYFNPRMVAELVGEGDHWKEAMPELGFVWFHEIAHRLREHSERAREKKAQAKLWNVAGDLEINDAALSGLELPQRFPGPAPRQFGLPEGKLAEFYYDRLQEKSREEREKRKAPSDSTTGGEGELMSGGQGALSEEESESGSSEESELDLSSATGGAADEQASASEQHERESSAGRSKASADDQEATLEQPEGSHSLDEGSGAHGERRSWELPQDDASAPALSEVEQDVIRRSVAEAIVQHKDRGDVPAGWMRWAEQVLAPRVDWREVLKRRMRGAIVRGTGQRVDYSFDRPHRRASAYAPFLPPSLRGDFLPRVACVVDTSGSISERELAQALAEVRAVLESLRTPITVIPCDAVPYEAIEIFTRSDLLSRCRGLPGGGGTDMVAGIEAALSLQPTPDVVLVLTDGYTPYPVQPYRVPVLFGLFVRRSERDVPLPPIPPWRHEDIVFIEMEGGA